A single region of the Streptomyces caelestis genome encodes:
- a CDS encoding protein kinase domain-containing protein, with protein sequence MTEPYAVAVPKGYRVGVWEVREPLATGAFGSVYAARRTGESTELPRTAALKFLPTGTATPRRLTHLRELIEREVELYRRLRHPRLVRMYETLTVDDPDRPELDGATVLVLERAEASLSALLTATPRPEAGPALLAQICEGLAQLHGAGWVHGDLKPANVLLMEDGSVRLADFNMAAELEGTHAYTPAFSTPDYTPPELLWTEIGERGRRIRPSADVWAFGVLAHLVLTDSFPLPGATPTARRDAAAAYARGTDELRLSPELPDEWRQIISACLTRTHQDRISGEALLGRVQAATGTGHRSFRLPRLRPARRRSRRMAVLAAGVAVAALGYGVATWADPGDDGDSKAAETRKVTPATYGASELSTGKGVPVAYRRLIVDSAHDCVQPEITPALIAAILKVESDFDPDLSDPDAGEEGEYGIARWTPSILRWWIRADGVPAKETPRPPLTPSESIPAMARYLCFAEPRLEAGLSGDRRVLVAVAYRTSYKTVNNAGGVPPKYRDYAARVAHYLKEYTPAAKK encoded by the coding sequence GTGACCGAGCCGTACGCCGTCGCGGTGCCGAAGGGCTACCGGGTCGGCGTATGGGAGGTGCGCGAGCCCCTCGCGACCGGCGCCTTCGGCAGTGTGTACGCGGCCCGGCGCACCGGGGAGAGCACGGAACTGCCGCGGACGGCCGCCCTGAAGTTCCTGCCCACCGGCACGGCCACGCCCCGCCGCCTGACCCACCTGCGCGAGCTGATCGAGCGGGAGGTCGAGCTGTACCGGCGGCTGAGGCATCCGCGGCTGGTGCGGATGTACGAGACGCTGACGGTCGACGACCCGGACCGCCCCGAGCTCGACGGCGCCACGGTCCTGGTGCTGGAGCGGGCCGAGGCCTCCCTGTCCGCCCTGCTCACCGCCACGCCCCGGCCCGAGGCCGGTCCCGCACTGCTCGCGCAGATCTGCGAGGGCCTGGCCCAGTTGCACGGCGCTGGCTGGGTGCACGGCGACCTGAAACCGGCCAACGTGCTGCTGATGGAGGACGGTTCGGTCCGCCTGGCCGACTTCAACATGGCCGCCGAGCTGGAGGGCACCCACGCCTACACCCCGGCGTTCTCCACCCCGGACTACACCCCGCCCGAGCTCCTGTGGACCGAGATCGGCGAACGGGGCCGACGGATCCGCCCGTCCGCCGACGTGTGGGCCTTCGGCGTCCTCGCGCACCTCGTCCTCACCGACTCCTTCCCGCTGCCCGGCGCGACCCCGACGGCCCGCCGCGACGCGGCCGCCGCCTACGCCCGCGGCACCGACGAGCTGCGCCTGTCGCCCGAACTGCCCGACGAGTGGCGGCAGATCATCTCCGCCTGCCTGACCCGCACCCACCAGGACCGCATCTCCGGTGAGGCCCTGCTCGGCCGCGTGCAGGCGGCCACCGGCACCGGCCACCGCTCCTTCCGCCTGCCCCGCCTGCGCCCGGCCCGCCGCCGCTCGCGCCGCATGGCGGTCCTGGCGGCCGGTGTCGCCGTCGCCGCCCTCGGTTACGGCGTCGCCACCTGGGCCGATCCCGGCGACGACGGCGACAGCAAGGCCGCCGAGACGCGCAAGGTGACGCCCGCCACCTACGGCGCCTCCGAACTGAGCACCGGCAAGGGCGTCCCGGTCGCCTACCGGCGGCTCATCGTCGACTCGGCCCACGACTGCGTCCAGCCGGAGATCACCCCGGCGCTCATCGCCGCGATACTGAAGGTGGAGAGCGACTTCGACCCCGATCTCTCCGACCCGGACGCGGGCGAGGAGGGCGAGTACGGCATCGCCCGCTGGACGCCGAGCATCCTGCGCTGGTGGATCCGCGCCGACGGCGTCCCCGCGAAGGAGACCCCCAGGCCGCCGCTCACCCCCTCCGAGTCCATCCCGGCCATGGCCCGCTACCTGTGCTTCGCCGAACCGCGTCTGGAGGCCGGGCTGAGCGGCGACCGCCGGGTGCTGGTCGCCGTCGCGTACCGGACGTCGTACAAGACGGTGAACAACGCGGGCGGCGTTCCCCCGAAGTACCGCGACTACGCCGCCCGCGTCGCCCACTACCTCAAGGAGTACACGCCGGCCGCGAAGAAGTGA
- a CDS encoding ALF repeat-containing protein, whose translation MRPTRGALIVAAVLTPALLLTTPAVAAGTAPATPAVTATAVTDGTPVDEMSEDDLRIAILRVIADEDSGRGVVREANEALDGTVEDMRAFLKTGYRLAQAEDDRVAIARVLSDPDSGRGVKREAAKALDVNTPEALRAFLETGYRLAQAEDDRVAVARILADPNTSDALRAAAEEVIDGTPEELRYFLEVGRYEVDG comes from the coding sequence ATGAGACCCACCCGCGGTGCCCTGATCGTCGCCGCCGTCCTGACGCCGGCCCTTCTGCTCACCACCCCGGCCGTCGCCGCCGGCACGGCCCCGGCGACCCCCGCCGTGACCGCCACGGCGGTGACGGACGGCACGCCGGTGGACGAGATGTCGGAGGACGATCTGCGGATCGCGATCCTGCGCGTCATCGCCGACGAGGACAGCGGCCGAGGCGTCGTCAGGGAGGCCAACGAAGCCCTCGACGGCACGGTGGAGGACATGCGCGCCTTCCTGAAGACGGGCTACCGCCTCGCCCAGGCCGAGGACGACCGCGTCGCCATCGCCCGCGTCCTGAGCGACCCCGACTCCGGCCGGGGCGTCAAGCGGGAAGCCGCCAAGGCCCTCGACGTGAACACCCCGGAGGCCCTGCGCGCCTTCCTGGAGACCGGCTACCGCCTCGCCCAGGCCGAGGACGACCGGGTCGCCGTCGCCCGCATCCTGGCCGACCCGAACACCAGCGACGCGCTCCGGGCCGCCGCCGAGGAGGTCATCGACGGCACGCCGGAGGAGCTGCGGTACTTCCTGGAGGTCGGGCGGTACGAGGTGGACGGCTGA
- the purH gene encoding bifunctional phosphoribosylaminoimidazolecarboxamide formyltransferase/IMP cyclohydrolase, whose product MTAESNKRPLRRALVSVYDKTGLEELARGLHEAGVELVSTGSTAARISAAGVPVTKVEELTGFPECLDGRVKTLHPRVHAGILADLRLEDHQRQLAELGVEPFDLVVVNLYPFRETVASGASPDECVEQIDIGGPSMVRAAAKNHPSVAVVTSPARYADVLSAVQNGGFDLATRKRLAAEAFQHTAAYDVAVASWFASSYAPVDESQFPDFLGATWEREHTLRYGENPHQPAALYVSGSGGLAEAEQLHGKEMSYNNYTDTDAARRAAYDHAEPCVAIIKHANPCGIAVGSDVAEAHRKAHACDPLSAFGGVIAVNRPVSKEMAEQVAEIFTEVIVAPDYEDGALEALTKKKNIRVLRCPEGPSNPVEVKPIDGGALLQVTDRLQADGDDPANWTLATGEALDADELQQLAFAWKACRAVKSNAILLAKDGASVGVGMGQVNRVDSCKLAVERAGAERARGSYVASDAFFPFPDNIDVLGAAGVKAIVQPGGSVRDELVVEAAQKAGITMYFTGTRHFFH is encoded by the coding sequence GTGACCGCCGAGAGCAACAAGCGGCCCCTTCGCCGGGCGCTCGTCAGCGTCTACGACAAGACCGGGCTGGAGGAGCTCGCCCGTGGCCTGCACGAGGCCGGTGTGGAGCTCGTCTCCACCGGGTCCACGGCCGCCCGCATCTCCGCTGCCGGCGTCCCGGTCACCAAGGTCGAGGAGCTCACCGGCTTCCCCGAGTGCCTGGACGGCCGCGTCAAGACGCTGCACCCCAGGGTCCACGCCGGCATCCTCGCCGACCTGCGCCTGGAGGACCACCAGCGGCAGCTCGCCGAGCTGGGTGTCGAGCCGTTCGACCTCGTCGTCGTCAACCTCTACCCGTTCCGCGAGACCGTCGCCTCGGGCGCCTCGCCCGACGAGTGCGTCGAGCAGATCGACATCGGCGGGCCGTCGATGGTCCGGGCCGCCGCCAAGAACCACCCCTCGGTCGCGGTCGTCACCAGCCCGGCCCGCTACGCCGACGTCCTGTCCGCCGTCCAGAACGGCGGCTTCGACCTCGCCACCCGCAAGCGGCTCGCCGCCGAGGCCTTCCAGCACACGGCCGCGTACGACGTCGCCGTCGCCTCCTGGTTCGCCTCCTCCTACGCGCCGGTCGACGAGTCGCAGTTCCCCGACTTCCTCGGCGCCACCTGGGAGCGCGAGCACACCCTGCGCTACGGCGAGAACCCGCACCAGCCCGCCGCCCTGTACGTCTCGGGCAGCGGCGGCCTCGCCGAGGCCGAGCAGCTGCACGGCAAGGAGATGTCGTACAACAACTACACGGACACGGACGCCGCCCGCCGTGCCGCGTACGACCACGCCGAGCCCTGTGTCGCGATCATCAAGCACGCCAACCCCTGCGGAATCGCGGTCGGTTCGGACGTCGCCGAGGCGCACCGCAAGGCGCACGCCTGTGACCCGCTGTCGGCGTTCGGTGGCGTGATCGCGGTCAACCGCCCGGTCAGCAAGGAGATGGCCGAGCAGGTCGCGGAGATCTTCACCGAGGTCATCGTCGCGCCGGACTACGAGGACGGCGCCCTGGAAGCCCTCACCAAGAAGAAGAACATCCGCGTGCTGCGCTGCCCGGAGGGCCCGTCGAACCCCGTCGAGGTCAAGCCCATCGACGGCGGCGCGCTGCTCCAGGTCACCGACCGGCTCCAGGCCGACGGCGACGACCCGGCCAACTGGACGCTGGCGACCGGTGAGGCGCTGGACGCCGACGAGCTCCAGCAGCTCGCCTTCGCCTGGAAGGCCTGCCGCGCGGTGAAGTCCAACGCGATCCTGCTCGCCAAGGACGGTGCCTCGGTCGGCGTCGGCATGGGGCAGGTCAACCGGGTCGATTCCTGCAAGCTGGCGGTGGAGCGGGCCGGGGCCGAGCGGGCCCGGGGCTCCTACGTCGCGTCGGACGCGTTCTTCCCGTTCCCCGACAACATCGACGTCCTGGGCGCCGCCGGCGTCAAGGCCATCGTGCAGCCCGGCGGTTCCGTCCGCGACGAGCTGGTCGTCGAGGCCGCGCAGAAGGCCGGCATCACGATGTACTTCACCGGGACGCGGCACTTCTTCCACTGA
- a CDS encoding serine/threonine-protein kinase translates to MSDAALSQTGAVPLRPADPVRVGPYVPLGLLGSGGMGRVYLARQGDGTPGLAAVKVIRPEYAEDVAFRRRFEREATVHARVGAPYTPELLGTGFEPDSELLWMATVYLPGLNLAEAVRACGVLRPEGAWRLVGDLGRALGALAATGIVHRDFKPSNVLLTRQGAHLVDFGIAQAVDASTITMTGNRVGTPAYMSPEYLRDGRCDSASDVFCFASTVVHAVTGHAPFGDGTGVDVLHRIASEEPNAEVMAEVQTADPALAALLTACLSKEPALRPSPQDLVGAASSRLRSASWQEPLGSRILARQQAYEVLRDSPLPPRRVPRAVGRPAAAGGPGFGPPGSAPRPAVSAAGPPAAGSTPVAAPAAAPPARRRLMPYAALAAVLTVCAVALTVFLATRPSSAGDTGSAAPRAGASRDGADRTALPGSNRPDSSSPSQQVPESEGTPTGTSPSPSDHEAETDTRTTTPAPPSRTTQPRPTATEPPKTPTAPARPPWLTDCTSYSGTELTRRGDHGQRVVQVQCMLTKRGYDVGGEGVDGQFGKDTATAVRGFQRAKGLDPDGKVGPRTWAALRAST, encoded by the coding sequence ATGTCAGACGCCGCCTTATCGCAGACCGGTGCGGTGCCGCTGCGGCCCGCCGATCCGGTGCGGGTCGGACCGTACGTTCCGCTGGGGCTGCTCGGCAGCGGCGGCATGGGCCGGGTCTATCTGGCGCGGCAGGGGGACGGGACGCCCGGACTCGCCGCGGTGAAGGTCATCCGGCCCGAGTACGCCGAGGACGTGGCCTTCCGCCGCCGGTTCGAGCGGGAGGCCACCGTGCACGCGCGCGTGGGCGCGCCCTACACGCCGGAGCTGCTGGGCACGGGCTTCGAGCCGGACAGCGAGCTGCTGTGGATGGCGACCGTGTACTTACCCGGTCTCAACCTGGCGGAGGCGGTGCGGGCGTGCGGCGTCCTGCGACCGGAGGGTGCCTGGCGGCTGGTGGGTGATCTCGGGCGGGCGCTCGGCGCGCTGGCCGCGACCGGGATCGTGCACCGGGACTTCAAACCGTCCAACGTTCTCCTGACCCGGCAGGGCGCCCACCTCGTCGACTTCGGCATCGCCCAAGCCGTCGACGCCAGCACGATCACCATGACCGGCAACCGCGTCGGCACGCCCGCCTACATGTCCCCCGAGTACCTCAGGGACGGCCGCTGCGACTCGGCCTCCGACGTGTTCTGCTTCGCGAGCACGGTCGTCCACGCGGTCACCGGACACGCCCCCTTCGGCGACGGCACCGGCGTGGACGTCCTGCACCGCATCGCCTCGGAGGAGCCGAACGCGGAGGTCATGGCCGAGGTGCAGACGGCCGACCCGGCCCTGGCCGCCCTCCTCACGGCCTGCCTCTCCAAGGAACCGGCCCTGCGCCCGAGCCCCCAGGACCTGGTCGGGGCGGCGTCGTCCCGGCTCCGGTCCGCCTCCTGGCAGGAGCCGCTGGGCAGCCGCATCCTGGCCCGGCAGCAGGCCTACGAGGTGCTGAGGGACAGTCCGTTGCCGCCGCGGCGCGTACCGCGGGCGGTGGGACGTCCGGCGGCGGCTGGGGGGCCGGGGTTCGGGCCGCCCGGATCGGCGCCGAGGCCCGCCGTATCTGCGGCGGGCCCGCCGGCTGCCGGGAGTACGCCGGTGGCGGCACCGGCTGCCGCACCTCCCGCCCGGCGGCGGCTGATGCCGTACGCCGCCCTCGCCGCCGTGCTCACGGTGTGCGCCGTCGCCCTGACGGTTTTCCTGGCCACCCGCCCTTCGTCGGCCGGCGACACCGGTTCCGCCGCCCCCAGGGCCGGTGCGTCCCGCGACGGTGCCGACCGGACGGCGCTGCCGGGCTCGAACCGGCCGGATTCCTCCTCACCGTCCCAGCAGGTCCCTGAGAGCGAGGGGACGCCGACGGGCACCTCGCCCAGCCCCTCGGACCACGAGGCCGAGACGGACACCCGCACCACCACCCCCGCTCCCCCGTCGAGGACGACACAGCCCCGGCCCACCGCCACGGAACCGCCGAAGACGCCGACCGCCCCGGCCAGGCCCCCGTGGCTCACCGACTGCACCTCCTACTCCGGCACCGAACTCACCCGGCGCGGCGACCACGGCCAGCGCGTCGTGCAGGTGCAGTGCATGCTGACCAAGCGCGGTTACGACGTGGGCGGCGAGGGCGTGGACGGCCAGTTCGGCAAGGACACCGCCACGGCGGTGCGCGGCTTCCAGCGCGCCAAGGGGCTGGACCCCGACGGCAAGGTCGGTCCCAGGACGTGGGCGGCGCTGCGCGCCTCGACGTGA